DNA from Helicobacter pylori:
GATAAAAAGCGGTTTTAATTCTAGTTTTCAAAAATTGAAAAAACTAAAAATCATAAGTTGAAGTGAGATAGACAGAAATATTACGCTTGAAATGAAGGGTGTATAAAGGGGTTTTAAAATAATCATTGGTTAAAAAAGGGATGCGCGCGCCAAATTCTATCGCCCAATTCTTGTACCTTGAAAAGCGGTAGCGATACCCCACATTCAGCATCACTTGAAACATGTTAGGGTGGTAAGTATTTAGAGAGTCTTTAGCCCACTTTTTAAAAATCTTTGTTTCATAAAACCAGGTTTCTCCCACGAGATTCACCCCTAAAATCAGCGTCCCGAAAGCGCGTTTGTATAAAAAGTCAGCCCCCACGCCATAAAAAATAGCGTTAATAAAAGTCTCTTTTCTTTGCAATTTTTCTCTATAGCTTTTAGGGATCTGCGAACTCTCCCTCAAGCTATCGCCTAAAACGCCTTTATTTTTAAGAAAAAACCCATAAGCGTAATCCAAAAAAGCGTAATAACGAAACCCGTAGCGTTCTTTTTTAGGAAAAAAATGTTTGTAGCCATAAATCAAACTGACTTCAGCAAAAGGAATGTCTCGGTATTTTGAATGGTTTTCAAATTTTTCCCTACTCTGTAGCCATGACATTTGCACCACGCTTGTGCCGTAATAATGGGAGCTTTTGTCTATATTAAAAGGTTTTCTTTTGGGCTTTTTAGACGCAGTAAAACATGGGGGGTGGGTTTTACCCCTTAAACACTTCTTGGCTAAAAACCGCTGATACCCTAGATCTTCTTCTTTGGCGATCGTATAAGTAACCAAATCATCAGCCCTTAAATACACGCTCAAAAAGAACGCTAAAAACCCCTTTTTAAGCAGTTTGTTCAAGCGTTCTTTTCTTATTTGTTTTTATCGGTTTCTCTTGTTTTTCAATTCCTTGGCGTCTTTTTGATAAGATTCTAAATTCCTTTGAGTGAGTTTCTTATCCATTTCTTGCATGATACTTGCAAAAATCTTATTCAAAGCGCTCTTGATCGCATCATTAGAATTATCCGTCCCCTTAACCATAGTGCTAACTAACCCTCCGCTATGGCTTGAATGGGTGGTTTTTAAGAACTTTTCTTGAATGTCTAACTCACTCAAATCCATCGTAAAGGAATCTAAAGATTCCCCACTCATAGGCTCTAGTATGGTAACCTTGACAAAACCGGCGGGGATTAAAACCCCTTCCATTTTATCCAAACCGGTAGAGAATAATAACCCGGGTTCTGATTTTTTCTGTATGGTTCTTTTAGGATCGGGGCGTAAAACAATTTCGCCATTCATAGCGACAGCCAAATACCCTTCTTTTTTTTGCGCAAAAGAAAAATCGTCTTTATCGCTGCTATCCACATTGATAACCTTGTAGCCCTGATTTTGCAAGATCTCTTCAACTTTAAGCGTGGTTTGATTCTTGAATTTATTTTCATACTCTTTAGCAATATTATCGCTGTATTGGAAAGCTGGCTTTAAAAGTAAAATCTTTTCATCTAACGCTTGAACTTTCTCGCTAGCTGGATGGTAATTCAATTTCAAAGCGACTTCATTGGTTTCAATAATATGCGGGCTACACCCCACTAATAAAGCCACCACACTCGCGCCTAAAAGGTATTTTTTCCATGCAAAATCCTTAAAATGACCATTTGTTTTCATCGTTCTATCCTTGATTGTAATATTTCAGACTTCTATAACAACAAACCCGAAGCAACCAACACGCTTTTGTTGTCAAAATGTTATTTTACCCTAACATCTTTAGATTATTAGTTTTTTTCTATTTTTTAGCGTTATAATCCCCGCTTTTGCCTCCACTCTTATGCTCTAACATCACACCGCTAATTGTCATGCTCTTATCAATGGATTTCACCATGTCATAAATGGTTAAAAGCCCTACGCTCACACTCATTAGCGCTTCCATTTCCACGCCCGTTTTAGCTTGAGTTTTGACTCTGGCATAGAGTTTAAAACTGCAAGTCTCTTTTTCTTCTAAAATGTCAATATCCACCCCATTGAGCATGATTGGATGGCACATGGGAATAAGCTCGCTTGTCTTTTTAGCCGCCATGATCCCAGCAATAATAGCAGTTTGTAACACCGGACCCTTTTTAACGCCATGATTGATAATAGCGTCATAAGCCTCTTTATTCATGCTGATACGACCGCTTGCGAGAGCGATTCTTTCGGTGGTTTCTTTATCCCCTATATCCACCATTTTAGGCTGATTTTCTTCGTTCAAATGAGTGAGTGGCATTTTTTTATCCTATTGTTTGGGGCGAAACGCTTGAATGTTTTTTTCATTCACTTGCATGTAATTCCCTAAAATCAAATCCACGCAATAAGGAACCGCCGGAAAAACCGCTTCTAAACACTCTCTAATGCTTTTTGGCTTCCCAGGAAGATTAATAATCAAACTCTTATTCCTAATGCCAGCGCTCTGGCGCGATAGAATCGCTGTAGGCACATATTTTAAGCTAGTCATTCGCATAAGCTCTCCAAAACCAGGAAGCATTTTTTGGCACACCTTTTCTGTGGCTTCTGGGGTTATATCTCTTAAAGCAGGGCCTGTGCCTCCTGTAGTAACGACTAGATCGCATTGGTATTCATCGCACATTTTAATGAGCGATTTTTCAATCAAGTCCCTTTCATCAGCGACGATTTCATAATGAAATTCTAAAGGATTGAGCAGATATTCGCTCAACACTTCTTGTATCGCCTTGCCGCTTAAATCTTCATAAACCCCTTTTGACGCCCTATCGCTCGCGCTCAAAACGCCTATATGAATCGTTTGCACTTTAACTCCTTTTTAAGCTAAAAGCCCGCTCCCTTTTAAAAGGTGGCTTCTTTCTTTGGCATAGATGCGTTCATTATTGATCAAATCGTATTTCCAAATAGGGGCGTTACGCTTGAAATCTTCAATAAAATTTTCGTATAGTTCTAAGGCATTTTTTCTATTCTTTCCCATTAAAACGCATAAAAATGAGCTTTGCCCTATCAAAACATCGCCCACGCTGTGCGCCATTTTTAACACCACGCCCAAGTCTTTAGCCTTATGGCGCCATTTTTCAAACCAAGTCTTTAACAACGCTTCATAAATATCAAAACTCAAGCCTTGAATGTTACCCTCTTCCCTCACAATCCCCACAAACACACAAAACGCTCCAAAGTTTTTCATGCGAGCTTCCTCTTGGTAGGTTTTCAAAAGCTCGCTAGTATCCAATGCCCCTTGAATGATTTTTAACACCTAGCCCCCACAAACCGGTGGCAACAAACTGATCACATCGCCATCTTTTAAAGGTGCATCTAAATTGTCTATTAAGTGATCATTAAGGGCTATCGCGCAAACGCCCAACCACTCTTTTAAGCCCTCTTTTTCTTGTAAAATCGCTCTTAATTCCTTTAAATCACTCGCTTTGACGAAAAAATTTTCTTCTTTTATGGGTCCAAAAAATCGCACTTCCACCATCATTTACCCTTATATTTAATCTTTTAAAAGCATGATTTTAATATTTTTAAAACCTCTTTAAAGCGCTCATGGTTTTCATAATAAATGCCCCATTTTGAGCTTTTTGACTTCCAAATACCCTTGATTGTGCTCATTAGCGCACACGATCAAGCTCTCTCTTGTTACCTCAGCGTATTTTTCTAAAGCGGCGATTTTTTTAGGGTTGTTTGTGAGTAAGCGCATTTTTTTAATACGGTAGTATTCTAAAATTTCACCCGCAACACTATAATCCCTTTCATCGTCTTTAAACCCTATCATTTCATTGGCTTGAATGGTATCATAGCCTTTATCCTGTAAAGCGTAGGCATTGACTTTGTTAAATAGCCCTATCCCACGCCCTTCTTGGCGCAAATAAATCACTAGCCCCCCTTCTTTAGAAATCCTTTCTAACGCCATTTGCAACGCCCCTCCGCAATCGCATTTTTGAGAGCCTAGAGCATCACCCGTTAAGCATTCTGAATGCAAACGCACTAAAGGGTTTTGAGAAAAATTAGGGGTGAAAATGACTAAATGATCTTTAGAGCCATTAGAACCCTTTTCTCTAAAACACTGGATACAAAACTCCCCAAATTGAGTGGGTAATTTGGCTTGGTTAGAAACTTCTAATCGTTTCAAGGATACTCCTAAAATTAGTTTTAAAATGCGTCTTTTAAAAAAAGGTATTCTATCAAAACTCTTTATAATTTTCTTAAATTTTAAGCTCTTAAAATTTGTAAGTCAAATTCAAACCATTGGGGCTTAAACTAGAACGGATTTCATGTTTATTATAAATCCCTAAGGCTTCCCCAAGCCCTAAATCCCTAATGATAAAACCGATAGGATCCATAAGGGCGATAGCTAAACGCCCTAAAAATAAAGAGCCAAACAGCTTGCCTTCGTTGCGTTGGATATAGCGCGTGAGCTGGTAAAACCCTTCCCCTAAAATGGAGCCTAATAAAGGCGTGATCACTAAATCCTGCCAGCTAGGCACTTCCACAAACGCTTCCAAGCCATATTCCCAAAAAAGCGTGGAAGTGATAAAAGAAAAAAACGCTGAGGCCATCCAGCTAAACCCAGCCATGCGCGGTTGCATGTAATACATAGCCCCAAAATAAGGGTGCAAGATTTCATTAAAAATAAAACTATCATTGTCTAGTTTTGGCCCCATGCGGACATTTTCAAACCAGCTTTTGACGCCAAACTTTTCTTTATCCCAATTCGTTACGCTCTCTGGCATGAGATACAACCCCACAATCCCTATCACCAAAGACACGCCCAAAATCCCAATACTTGCACCTAAATATTTCCAACGGCTATTAGGGGCATAAGGGATCGTGTTGCTCTTTTTAAACTTCTTTTTAAAGTGTTGCCAAATAAGATTTTTAGGATTTCGTCTCAGCGTTTCTTCTAATTGAACGCTATTAGCGTTTAAAAAACTACAGCCCAACCCCCAAATAATAACGCAAACCATCCAAATCTTTTGGAAGGTTTTTAGGAATATTTTCAATAATATTTTTAGGAATGTTTTTAATGAAATCAGCATAAACTTTATTATTACTCTCATCAGGTTGCAAACTTTATCGCTTGACTTAAAAAGAGTTTATTATACCTTAAAAACATTACAACACATTCAGTAAAGCTTAACAAGCCTCAAAGGCTAATCGTTTCCACAAGCTTAAGCCCAAACCCGCTCAAAGCCTTATACTGCCTGTCTTCACAAGAGCTTAAGAGCCTGAAATCCTTTACCCCCAAATTTTTTAACACTAACGCCCCGATCCCAAAATCTTTAACGATATTGTTTTGTTCAGAATGGGTGTTCATAAAGATCAAATAGCCCCCTTCGCGCTTCAAATATTCTAACGCTTTAAAAAACACTTCAAACGCATCAGTCGTTAAAAAATCAAAATCCTCTTTGATAGGGTGGAAACGCACTAAAGGGGCTAAATCATGGGTTTTTGCGCCTTTAAACTTAAAAGCGTAATGGTTTTTTTGCTGGTGGTCTAAAAAAGTGTAGCATTGCGTTTGGTGTTTTAAAAATTCCCTTTCTTCTTGGCAAAACATTTTCAGCAAACTTTCATTTTCCAAACGATAACTAATCAAATCAGAAACATAGAGGGTTTTAAGGTTGTGTTTAAGGGCAAAGTCGCTCAAAAATTTATCCCCCCTTCTCGCCATAGAGCCGTCTTCTTTCATGATTTCACAAATCACGCTCACGGGCTTTAATCCAGCTAATTTGCACAAATCCACGCTCGCTTCAGTATGACCCGTGCGCGCTAACACGCCTCCATCTTTTGCGATCAAAGGGAAAATATGCCCCGGGCGCACAAAATCGCTCGGTTTAGTGGTGTCTTTACACAATAATTCAATCGTCAAATGCCTTTCAAAAGCAGAAATCCCGGTTTTGGCTTCTTTAGCGTCAATGGAAACCGTGAAAGCGGTCTCATGGTTAGAATCATTCACGCTAACCATAGGAGGTAATTCAAATTTGTTCGCTAAATCTTTGGTTAAAGACACGCAAATCAACCCCCTAGCATGCGTGGCCATGAAATTGATTTTCTCAGGGGTAGAAAAAATCCCAGCTAAAACCAAATCCCCCTCATTTTCTCTGTCTTCATCGTCCATGACAATGAGCATTTCGCCATTTTTATACGCTTCTAAAGCTTCAGTAACTCTTCTTAAGATCATTCTAACTCCCTAAGTCTCATTCCCCCTAGTCTCATCCAATTAAAAATTAATTGAGATTGTGAAAAAAGAAATATAGCATGTTTAATAACGATTATTACTTTATTGCTTTATTTAGCAAACCGCTTAAGTCTTTAAATCAATTGAATGAAACTTCCCCTATATGCAAGAAATGCTCAAAGACTTATTCTAATGTTTGCAAATTCTAATAATTAGTTTTTTCTAATAATTGGTTTTGAGCTATATCTAAAAACTTTATCCAAGATTTTAACCACGCTTTTGTGTAAAAAACGGCCAATCCTGATGCTTAAAGGTAATTTTTTAGGCCTTTGTTTTTCTGTGTTGGAGTTTTGAGCGTTCATCCCGTCGCAAGCGATCGCAAATTCTTCTAACACATAGTTTTTGACCCCATGCCAATAATGCCTATCCATCACGCAATCTATAGGCATCACCCATTCTTTCGCGCTGTATTTCAATAATTTTTGCGCGGCTTTTGGGGCTAAAACATACCCTTGAGTGCCAATGCCATCTTTAAAATTTAGGATTTGAGAAATTCCTTTAACGGGAGTCTTTTGTTTAGCCACATTTTCTTCTAAATGCATCAAGCGGATATAGCCTAATTCGTTGATGTGCTGGCGGCAAAATTCCAAACTCTCTTTAAAATGTTCTTTTACAATAATATCGTCTTCTAAAATACAGATCGCTTCATTGAGTTCTATGCATTTTTGCCACAACGAATAATGGCTCGCATAGCACCCAAGCTCCCCAAACCCCATCCTCTTCCCGCAATGCTTGATCGCATGAAAGAAATTTTTTAACGCACAAGGGGGGTGTTTTTCATTCTTACAAAAAACTAATAAATCTTCAATCACAAAAGAAGGATGCAAATGCTCTAAAATCAAGGGGTGTAATTGAGTGGGAGAGATTTTAGAATAGATCGCATCAAAAATTTCATAAGAGACCCCTTGAAGTTTAAGGCTCTCTAAAAGGGGGGTTATATGAGTTTCTTTTAAAGAAAAATTGTGACAGGTTTTGGGGCTTAAATGAATAATAAAAACACGCATGTTAGCCTTAATTCTTAATACAAATAAAATCAATATTAAACAGATTTACATTCTAGCGCAAATTTTAGTAAAATACGCACCATGTTAGATGATATTCCTATTACCATTCAAAAAAGTAAAAAAATCAAAACCCTAAGCTTGAATATCACGCCTTCTTTAGAAGTGATTCTAAAAATGCCTGATTCCTGCCCTCAAGCTAGGGCGAACGCTTTTTTAAAAGAGCAAGAAGCTTGGCTAAAAAAAACCCTTTTAGCGATGCAAGAAAAACACTCCCTTTTACACTCGCGCCTAGAAACCTATCAAAATAAAATCCTTGTGTTTGATGAGGTGAAAAACGCCAACGATTACACCCTAACAGATCTTAAAAAAATCTTAAAAACTTATTTGGAGCGAAAACTCCCCTTAATCGCTCAAAAAATGCAAACTTCCTATACCGGTTTTAGTGTTAGGAATAACGCCAAAGTTTTAGGGAGCTGCTCTTATCATAACCGCTTGAGTTTCGCTCTTTTATTGGTTTGCGCCCAAAAAGAAGCGATTGATTACGTCATCATCCATGAGCTCGCCCACACGATCCACAAAAACCATTCCAAAAATTTCTGGCGTTGCGTAAAAACCTTTTGCCCTAATTACCGCGCTCTAAGAGATCATTTAAAACAAAGGGTTGTTTTTTATACCCAACTGCTCAAGCCATTACAGCCATAAAGATTAAACCTTAAAAATTATAGCTCACATACGCTGTGATGCTTCTAGGAGGCGCGGCTTCTTTTCCGTTAGGGCTAGTGCCTATCCCACTAAACCAATATTTCATGTTAAAAATGTTATTGATTTGCAAGCTCGCATGAACGCTTTGCTTTTTGCGTTCCCACAAAGTGCTAGAAATTTGCAAATTCCACACCCAATACCACGGCGTCATGCCCGCTGTTCTGGTGGTGATAGCCCCGTTTTTAATCGTGGGCGCGTATTGAATGAAAGGCACGGTGTTTAACACATCGCTATAAGCGCGGCTATAAAAGAAAGAGCTCAACCCAATCGTGGTTTTGGCGTAAGTGTAGCTCGCGTCTAAAATGAATTGGTGCGGGCTTACAAAAGGGAGTTTTTTGCCAAAAATATCTTTTTTAGGCCCTTTATGATTAGCAGGGTTAGTGACCATCGTGTGGCTTGTGATATTAGCGTCTATGAAAGTGTAAGCCGCATGGAAATTAAGCCCTCTAATTGGCGTGTAATACAATTCCAACTCCACGCCTTGCGATCTCGCATTGACCGGCTCTCTGTTATCCCCATAGCGCCCGGTAAAATAGTTATTCGCAAAAATCACAAAATAATTCGCGTTAAAACTCACTTGATTGTTGAAATAATATCTTGAGCCGCCCTCCATGACATTAAAGATTTGAAAATAATCCGTGCTTGTGCCTGTAAAATTACCGATATTGCTGAATTGGGGCGGGATGTAGCTCCTTTGATAGTTGAAATAAAACAACAATTCTTTAATGGGTTTATAGCCGACATTCACTGCCGGATTCCACTGGTTATAACGCTCTTTCGTGGTTTTTGGGGTTTGGCCTGCCTTAAAAGGGGGAGCGTCTTTTTTTTCATAATTTAAAAAGGTGTATCTCAAACCCGGCGTGATCGTTAGCATGCCGTTATTGAAATTGATTTCATCGCTGGCATACACGGCGGTATAATTGTTGAAATTATTGAGCGAAGTTCCTGCATCAAACCCACTGCCATTATTAGGCATGCTAGGGTTTTTCCTAGTGGTGGATCGGCGGTATAAATCTTCGGTTAAAAACCGCATTCCCATGTTAAAAGTTTGTTTGACTTTACCGGTATTGACAACGAGGTTGAGTTTTGGCTCAAAGGCATTCACCACGAAGCGGCGGATCTGATCAAAAAATTGCCAACAAGGGCTATTCGTATCGCTATAAGAATACAAACCGCAATTAGGGTTAGTCGCGCTGATTTCCCCCTTTCCTTTAAAGGGTAAAATCTTATTTTGACTGCTCATATACACGCTTTGGTATTGGTTAGAAAACGCAAAATCCCTGCTCATGTCATGCGTGAAATAAGTGAATTTAAAATCGCCCCCCACTTTCCTATCCGGATCGCCAAAATAATTTTGATACACGATCCCAAAGCGTTTGGCTCGCCCTCCATCTTGATTGTCAGGGCGCTCGTTGATGAAGCGGTTATAGGCGTAATCTTGAGCGCTCAAAGTGCCTGGATGGTAAGAATTGTATTGATAATACTGGTAATAGGCTTTAAAAGTATTGGTCGCATTAATCTTATAAACCGCATCAAGCAAGTAATTCTGCACCTTTGTAGGGCTATCTTGCCTGAAACCTTGCCCATTAATCCAATTGCCTTGCATGCTAATGCCTATATACTTACCCAACATCCCGGCCGTTCTCCCATAAGTGTTAAACAGCATTTGGTTTCCTAAAGTTTGGGCTAAGGGCTTGCCTTTTTCCTCGGGATCGACAAAATTCCCATTAGAGGATCGCCCCCAAAAAGTGATCCTTTCAGCCGCTTGATTTTCCCACTCTTTTGGGATTTCTTTAGTGATGACATTCACCACGCCTCCAAAAGTGTTAGGTCCGTATTGGACGCTTGTGCCGCCCTTAATCACATCAATCCTATCCACTGACTGGAAAGTAACAGGGAAAATTGCTAGTTCAATATTGGAATACGGCGCGCCATAAATGGGGATTCCATTGACTAAAATCATGTTGGTGTTGCTATGCCCGTTACCGCCCCACCAAAACCGCGCACTGAAATTTTAGGCAGCACGCCCGTGCCTGTAGCGTCTCTGATTTGAATCCCTGGCACATTTTGCAAGGCGTTTTCAATATTCAAATTCCCCGTTTTTTTGAGTTCCTTGTTGGAAATCACCGTGCGAGAGCTTGTGGAATTACGCACCTCTTCGCTTTGCCATGAAAGCGGGGCGCTTGGATTGAATTTTTGCTCGGTGGTTGTAACTTTTTTTAAAAAATGGTGCTTATCTTTCGCGCTCATAAAAGAATTAAAAGATAAAAAAGTCAAAACGACCGACGCTAAAAAATACGGGGTTTTTACCCTCAAATAACCATTCATTATGATAACCTTTCTTATTTAATTCAAACCGATGCATATTATAAAAATAATTATTATAATTAACTTAAATTTTGAAGTTTGATTCTATTGATTTACAATTTGTTATCAAAACGATTTGAAAAAAGTTTTTAGTGTTTTTTAAACAAGTTGCTAAGCGTTTTTTAAAACAGAATGTTAGGGGGTTTTAGAATGCGTTATTTATCTATTTGACGAAGAAACCATCACGACTGCTATCGCAAAACCAGCGTCATGGCTGATACTCGCGCTCAAGCTTTGGATGTTAAAATAATCCATTTTTTCTTTAGAAAGGGTGATTAAGGGGGCGTTTTTAGGGCTTTTAGAAATACGCATATCCAAAAAACTCAATTCCTTACCAATGCCCACTTGAAGGGCTTTAGAGCAAGCCTCTTTAAGCGCGAAAAACCCGGCGATACTGCTAAATTTATCCTTGCATAAAACAATCTCACCTGGCGATAAAAAACGCTCTAAAAACCTCATTTCAAAGCGTTTCACGCACTTTTCTATCCTAGCAATAGAGACAATATCTATGCCAATCATTTAAAATTATTGAATAATGAAATCAGTGAAAAAGACATTTTTAATAAAGCCATCGATCAAAAACGAATTCAAATGGCTCTTAATTTCATCTTTAAGCTTGTTTTTGCCTTTGTTAGTAACCACTTCTTCCACGCTTTTAGACGATAGAATCTCTATAATCGTGTCCTTAATCGCTGTGTCCTTAACCTTGACTTCATTCAAAAGCTTTTCATTGCTCAATTCTAACGAAATGGAAGCCTTAAGGTAGCGTCTGCCATTTTGAGAAACCAAATTCACCGCAAAAGGCGCATCAATCGCATACAAAGGCCCAAGCACCAAATATTGCTGGATATTAGAGCCTTC
Protein-coding regions in this window:
- a CDS encoding outer membrane protein; its protein translation is MNKLLKKGFLAFFLSVYLRADDLVTYTIAKEEDLGYQRFLAKKCLRGKTHPPCFTASKKPKRKPFNIDKSSHYYGTSVVQMSWLQSREKFENHSKYRDIPFAEVSLIYGYKHFFPKKERYGFRYYAFLDYAYGFFLKNKGVLGDSLRESSQIPKSYREKLQRKETFINAIFYGVGADFLYKRAFGTLILGVNLVGETWFYETKIFKKWAKDSLNTYHPNMFQVMLNVGYRYRFSRYKNWAIEFGARIPFLTNDYFKTPLYTLHFKRNISVYLTSTYDF
- the hpaA gene encoding flagellar sheath lipoprotein HpaA yields the protein MKTNGHFKDFAWKKYLLGASVVALLVGCSPHIIETNEVALKLNYHPASEKVQALDEKILLLKPAFQYSDNIAKEYENKFKNQTTLKVEEILQNQGYKVINVDSSDKDDFSFAQKKEGYLAVAMNGEIVLRPDPKRTIQKKSEPGLLFSTGLDKMEGVLIPAGFVKVTILEPMSGESLDSFTMDLSELDIQEKFLKTTHSSHSGGLVSTMVKGTDNSNDAIKSALNKIFASIMQEMDKKLTQRNLESYQKDAKELKNKRNR
- the moaC gene encoding cyclic pyranopterin monophosphate synthase MoaC — its product is MPLTHLNEENQPKMVDIGDKETTERIALASGRISMNKEAYDAIINHGVKKGPVLQTAIIAGIMAAKKTSELIPMCHPIMLNGVDIDILEEKETCSFKLYARVKTQAKTGVEMEALMSVSVGLLTIYDMVKSIDKSMTISGVMLEHKSGGKSGDYNAKK
- the mog gene encoding molybdopterin adenylyltransferase; translation: MQTIHIGVLSASDRASKGVYEDLSGKAIQEVLSEYLLNPLEFHYEIVADERDLIEKSLIKMCDEYQCDLVVTTGGTGPALRDITPEATEKVCQKMLPGFGELMRMTSLKYVPTAILSRQSAGIRNKSLIINLPGKPKSIRECLEAVFPAVPYCVDLILGNYMQVNEKNIQAFRPKQ
- a CDS encoding molybdopterin synthase catalytic subunit, yielding MLKIIQGALDTSELLKTYQEEARMKNFGAFCVFVGIVREEGNIQGLSFDIYEALLKTWFEKWRHKAKDLGVVLKMAHSVGDVLIGQSSFLCVLMGKNRKNALELYENFIEDFKRNAPIWKYDLINNERIYAKERSHLLKGSGLLA
- a CDS encoding MoaD/ThiS family protein, whose protein sequence is MVEVRFFGPIKEENFFVKASDLKELRAILQEKEGLKEWLGVCAIALNDHLIDNLDAPLKDGDVISLLPPVCGG
- the ribA gene encoding GTP cyclohydrolase II, producing MKRLEVSNQAKLPTQFGEFCIQCFREKGSNGSKDHLVIFTPNFSQNPLVRLHSECLTGDALGSQKCDCGGALQMALERISKEGGLVIYLRQEGRGIGLFNKVNAYALQDKGYDTIQANEMIGFKDDERDYSVAGEILEYYRIKKMRLLTNNPKKIAALEKYAEVTRESLIVCANEHNQGYLEVKKLKMGHLL
- a CDS encoding DUF3943 domain-containing protein, whose amino-acid sequence is MVCVIIWGLGCSFLNANSVQLEETLRRNPKNLIWQHFKKKFKKSNTIPYAPNSRWKYLGASIGILGVSLVIGIVGLYLMPESVTNWDKEKFGVKSWFENVRMGPKLDNDSFIFNEILHPYFGAMYYMQPRMAGFSWMASAFFSFITSTLFWEYGLEAFVEVPSWQDLVITPLLGSILGEGFYQLTRYIQRNEGKLFGSLFLGRLAIALMDPIGFIIRDLGLGEALGIYNKHEIRSSLSPNGLNLTYKF
- a CDS encoding bifunctional 3,4-dihydroxy-2-butanone 4-phosphate synthase/GTP cyclohydrolase II yields the protein MILRRVTEALEAYKNGEMLIVMDDEDRENEGDLVLAGIFSTPEKINFMATHARGLICVSLTKDLANKFELPPMVSVNDSNHETAFTVSIDAKEAKTGISAFERHLTIELLCKDTTKPSDFVRPGHIFPLIAKDGGVLARTGHTEASVDLCKLAGLKPVSVICEIMKEDGSMARRGDKFLSDFALKHNLKTLYVSDLISYRLENESLLKMFCQEEREFLKHQTQCYTFLDHQQKNHYAFKFKGAKTHDLAPLVRFHPIKEDFDFLTTDAFEVFFKALEYLKREGGYLIFMNTHSEQNNIVKDFGIGALVLKNLGVKDFRLLSSCEDRQYKALSGFGLKLVETISL
- a CDS encoding glycosyltransferase family 25 protein, whose product is MRVFIIHLSPKTCHNFSLKETHITPLLESLKLQGVSYEIFDAIYSKISPTQLHPLILEHLHPSFVIEDLLVFCKNEKHPPCALKNFFHAIKHCGKRMGFGELGCYASHYSLWQKCIELNEAICILEDDIIVKEHFKESLEFCRQHINELGYIRLMHLEENVAKQKTPVKGISQILNFKDGIGTQGYVLAPKAAQKLLKYSAKEWVMPIDCVMDRHYWHGVKNYVLEEFAIACDGMNAQNSNTEKQRPKKLPLSIRIGRFLHKSVVKILDKVFRYSSKPIIRKN
- a CDS encoding M48 family metallopeptidase; amino-acid sequence: MLDDIPITIQKSKKIKTLSLNITPSLEVILKMPDSCPQARANAFLKEQEAWLKKTLLAMQEKHSLLHSRLETYQNKILVFDEVKNANDYTLTDLKKILKTYLERKLPLIAQKMQTSYTGFSVRNNAKVLGSCSYHNRLSFALLLVCAQKEAIDYVIIHELAHTIHKNHSKNFWRCVKTFCPNYRALRDHLKQRVVFYTQLLKPLQP
- the acpS gene encoding holo-ACP synthase, with product MIGIDIVSIARIEKCVKRFEMRFLERFLSPGEIVLCKDKFSSIAGFFALKEACSKALQVGIGKELSFLDMRISKSPKNAPLITLSKEKMDYFNIQSLSASISHDAGFAIAVVMVSSSNR
- the fliL gene encoding flagellar basal body-associated protein FliL, whose translation is MAEEQENTAQQPPKKSKALLFVIIGSVLVMLLLVGVIIMLLMGNKEESKENASKNIQEVQANPMANKNQEAKEGSNIQQYLVLGPLYAIDAPFAVNLVSQNGRRYLKASISLELSNEKLLNEVKVKDTAIKDTIIEILSSKSVEEVVTNKGKNKLKDEIKSHLNSFLIDGFIKNVFFTDFIIQ